In Pyrus communis chromosome 8, drPyrComm1.1, whole genome shotgun sequence, one genomic interval encodes:
- the LOC137743064 gene encoding F-box protein At4g35733-like, with product MGNVAFSLFFSFIDCLMAYKKPCHTDKAVSIINGSGCPSKWASLPVSFDVLDKLVEPIDHVRFAAVCKGWCLLSKEYNQTTGRWRKVLPMLMIPTKSSQEEDNSETNQCIVYSVYEGHIFNNIQLSVCDGQKYCGSSHGWLAVVDQGLDYLYVTLMDPFRKYVAPINLSGIDYYDLNPDQEDNYMTEDRYMNYLPKVILSADPYLKPKDYWVVLFYQTNLRLCFHKAGQTYWSCCKFKEITCISDAVFYKGQVYTVGTRGKIVLFDIKSKIKHPRVPKATRLTGSVFERSARKAYLVESTEGDLWHVRRTVKRKEGCDGTLTDSFQVYKVVFDKKDRSIVEQVEVKSIGDEALFVGDNHSMSFLASNFAGCQPNSIYYTCDLLHFQHPERRPFDMAVYNLENETITPFYSLTSWQKGNPRAAWICPQFNGLC from the exons ATGGGTAATgttgctttctctctcttcttcagCTTTATTGATTGCTTGAt GGCTTACAAGAAGCCTTGTCATACTGACAAGGCTGTTAGCATCATCAATGGCAGTGGCTGTCCATCGAAATGGGCAAGTCTTCCAGTAAGCTTTGATGTTCTGGATAAGCTGGTGGAACCCATTGACCATGTTCGTTTTGCTGCCGTTTGCAAGGGCTGGTGTCTTCTTTCGAAAGAGTATAATCAAACAACGGGACGCTGGCGTAAGGTACTTCCCATGCTCATGATCCCTACCAAATCTTCTCAAGAAGAGGATAATAGCGAGACCAACCAATGCATTGTGTACAGTGTTTATGAAGGACACATCTTCAACAATATTCAGCTATCGGTTTGTGATGGTCAAAAGTATTGTGGCTCTAGCCATGGTTGGTTGGCTGTGGTAGATCAAGGACTAGATTACCTTTACGTAACTCTCATGGACCCTTTCAGAAAATATGTGGCGCCCATTAATCTTTCTGGCATTGATTATTATGACTTAAACCCTGATCAAGAAGATAACTACATGACTGAAGATCGGTATATGAATTACCTTCCAAAGGTTATCTTGTCTGCCGATCCATATTTGAAACCGAAGGATTATTGGGTTGTTCTATTTTACCAAACGAATTTGAGGTTGTGTTTCCATAAAGCAGGACAGACATATTGGTCCTGTTGCAAATTTAAGGAAATAACGTGTATTTCTGATGCTGTATTTTATAAGGGCCAGGTATATACAGTTGGAACTCGGGGAAAAATTGTGTTATTCGATATCAAGAGCAAAATTAAGCATCCACGGGTTCCAAAAGCCACACGGCTTACAGGCTCAGTGTTTGAAAGGTCTGCACGTAAGGCATATCTTGTGGAATCAACCGAGGGAGACTTGTGGCATGTTCGAAGAACTGTGAAACGAAAGGAAGGTTGTGATGGAACTTTGACTGATAGCTTCCAGGTTTACAAGGTGGTGTTTGATAAGAAAGACAGATCCATAGTGGAGCAGGTTGAGGTCAAAAGCATTGGAGATGAGGCTTTGTTTGTTGGTGACAATCATTCGATGTCTTTCTTGGCTTCAAACTTTGCTGGGTGCCAGCCTAATTCCATATATTACACATGTGATCTTCTGCATTTTCAACATCCTGAGCGCAGGCCATTTGATATGGCTGTCTACAATTTAGAGAACGAAACCATTACACCATTTTACTCTCTGACTTCTTGGCAGAAAGGCAACCCGCGCGCAGCTTGGATTTGTCCACAGTTTAATGGACTCTGCTAG
- the LOC137742227 gene encoding large ribosomal subunit protein uL11 produces the protein MPPKFDPSQVVDVYVRVTGGEVGAASSLAPKIGPLGLSPKKIGEDIAKETAKDWKGLRVTVKLTVQNRQAKVSVVPSAAALVIKALKEPERDRKKTKNIKHSGNISLDDVIEIAKVMRNRSMAKELAGTVKEILGTCVSVGCTVDGKDPKDLQQEIADGDVEIPLD, from the coding sequence ATGCCGCCAAAGTTCGATCCCTCACAGGTCGTCGACGTCTACGTCCGAGTCACCGGCGGTGAGGTAGGAGCCGCCAGTTCTCTCGCCCCGAAGATCGGCCCTCTCGGTCTCTCCCCAAAGAAGATCGGAGAAGACATCGCCAAGGAGACCGCCAAGGACTGGAAGGGCCTCCGCGTCACCGTCAAGCTCACCGTCCAGAACAGGCAGGCCAAGGTTTCGGTTGTGCCGTCTGCGGCGGCGCTTGTCATCAAGGCCTTGAAGGAGCCCGAGCGCGATCGCAAGAAAACCAAGAACATCAAGCACAGCGGCAACATCTCACTGGATGACGTCATTGAGATCGCCAAGGTCATGAGGAACAGATCCATGGCCAAGGAGCTCGCCGGCACGGTGAAGGAGATTCTAGGCACCTGCGTCTCAGTGGGCTGCACGGTCGACGGCAAGGACCCCAAGGATTTGCAACAGGAGATCGCCGATGGCGATGTGGAAATCCCTCTCGATTGA